In Sphingobacteriaceae bacterium, one genomic interval encodes:
- a CDS encoding GH3 auxin-responsive promoter family protein has translation MKKECIKQYSLNIQLIQSEWLSSLLKDASKPEYFKKYSFAHISSWHEFKNKVPVVNM, from the coding sequence ATGAAAAAAGAATGCATCAAACAATATTCATTAAATATCCAATTGATACAAAGCGAATGGTTAAGCAGTTTATTAAAAGATGCGTCAAAACCGGAATATTTTAAAAAATATTCATTTGCCCACATTTCCAGTTGGCATGAATTTAAAAACAAAGTGCCTGTTGTTAATATGTGA